A single window of Agromyces aureus DNA harbors:
- a CDS encoding GH1 family beta-glucosidase, with product MTIGSADYRDSGLTFGPDFLFGSATASYQIEGAATEDGRGPSIWDTFSHTPGKVWNGDTGDRACDHYHRLDEDLDLMADLGLEAYRFSIAWPRIQPTGRGEANEAGLAFYERLVDGLIARGIRPIATLYHWDLPQALEDEGGWTNRATAEAFADYARILGERLGDRVAVWTTLNEPWCSAYLGYGSGAHAPGLLDGAKALAAVHHLNLAHGLAIEALRGVVTNDPGYSITLNLHVIRPSGPTGPEAARRIDGLANRVFLGPLLDGEYPADVIADTAHVTDWSFVKPGDTEVIRQPLSLLGVNYYSTVTVRMWDGESPRANADGHKDMGGTAWPGSEQVEFLEQPGPYTAMGWNIDPSGLEDLLVSLHESYPGLPLMVTENGAAFEDVVVDGPDGPAVHDVERTDYLRRHFTAAHRAIQRGVDLRGYQVWSLMDNFEWGYGYSKRFGIVRVDYDTFERLPKDSALWYAELIRTRALPEAPVPSA from the coding sequence ATGACCATCGGCTCGGCGGACTACCGCGACTCCGGCCTCACCTTCGGCCCCGACTTCCTCTTCGGCTCGGCCACCGCGTCGTACCAGATCGAAGGCGCCGCCACCGAAGACGGCCGCGGTCCCTCGATCTGGGACACCTTCAGTCACACGCCGGGCAAGGTCTGGAACGGCGACACCGGCGACCGGGCGTGCGACCACTACCACCGCCTCGACGAGGACCTCGACCTCATGGCCGACCTCGGACTCGAGGCCTACCGCTTCTCGATCGCGTGGCCGCGCATCCAGCCGACCGGCCGCGGCGAGGCCAACGAGGCGGGACTCGCGTTCTACGAGCGCCTCGTCGACGGACTCATCGCCCGCGGCATCCGCCCCATCGCGACCCTCTACCACTGGGATCTGCCGCAGGCCCTCGAAGACGAGGGCGGCTGGACGAACCGCGCGACCGCCGAGGCGTTCGCCGACTATGCGCGCATCCTGGGCGAGCGCCTGGGCGATCGCGTCGCCGTGTGGACCACCCTGAACGAGCCGTGGTGCTCGGCGTACCTGGGCTACGGCTCCGGCGCGCACGCCCCCGGCCTGCTCGACGGCGCGAAGGCCCTCGCGGCCGTGCACCACCTGAACCTCGCGCACGGGCTCGCGATCGAGGCCCTGCGCGGCGTGGTCACGAACGACCCCGGCTACTCGATCACCCTGAACCTGCACGTGATCCGCCCCTCGGGCCCGACCGGCCCCGAGGCCGCGCGCCGCATCGACGGACTGGCGAACCGCGTGTTCCTCGGGCCGCTCCTCGACGGCGAGTACCCTGCCGACGTGATCGCCGACACCGCGCACGTGACCGACTGGTCGTTCGTGAAGCCCGGCGACACCGAGGTGATCCGCCAGCCGCTGAGCCTCCTCGGCGTGAACTACTACTCCACCGTCACCGTGCGGATGTGGGACGGCGAGAGCCCCCGCGCGAACGCCGACGGACACAAGGACATGGGCGGCACGGCCTGGCCCGGTTCCGAGCAGGTCGAGTTCCTCGAGCAGCCCGGTCCGTACACCGCGATGGGCTGGAACATCGACCCCTCCGGTCTCGAAGACCTGCTCGTGTCGCTGCACGAGTCCTATCCCGGGCTGCCGCTCATGGTCACCGAGAACGGTGCGGCGTTCGAGGACGTCGTGGTCGACGGGCCCGACGGCCCCGCCGTGCACGATGTCGAGCGCACCGACTACCTGCGTCGCCACTTCACGGCGGCGCACCGGGCGATCCAGCGCGGCGTCGACCTCCGCGGCTACCAGGTGTGGTCGCTCATGGACAACTTCGAGTGGGGCTACGGCTACTCCAAGCGCTTCGGCATCGTGCGCGTCGACTACGACACGTTCGAGCGCCTGCCGAAGGATTCCGCGCTCTGGTACGCCGAACTCATCCGCACGCGCGCGCTCCCCGAGGCACCGGTCCCGTCGGCCTGA
- a CDS encoding spermidine synthase, producing the protein MDGEPLVLDSPDLRAELLPGRGTNGGYSLVVDGVTQSHVNPADARDLQLEYTRFVAAIVDGCREHDESLRVLHLGAGALTIARYLGATRPTSAHHVVELHRPLLEFVLDALPLDPAIEVTFEFDDARAAVERAVEHRREFDLVIADLFAGSRTPEHLSTAEFFDDLGRLLAPGGVLVVNTISTVGLGLSREVGATLVDGFDEVAALVSPTVVADAGLGNVVFAASHDELPTRRIRRRIDQTHRRIELLEGASLTAYLREARTLRD; encoded by the coding sequence ATGGACGGTGAGCCCCTGGTACTCGACTCCCCCGACCTGCGTGCCGAGCTCCTGCCCGGCCGCGGCACGAACGGCGGATACTCCCTCGTCGTCGACGGCGTCACGCAGTCGCACGTGAACCCGGCCGACGCGCGCGACCTGCAGCTCGAGTACACGCGGTTCGTCGCCGCCATCGTCGACGGATGCCGCGAGCACGACGAGTCACTCAGGGTGCTGCACCTCGGCGCGGGCGCCCTGACCATCGCGAGATACCTCGGCGCGACGCGCCCGACATCCGCTCATCACGTCGTCGAGCTGCACCGCCCGCTGCTGGAGTTCGTGCTCGACGCCCTGCCGCTGGACCCCGCGATCGAGGTCACGTTCGAGTTCGACGACGCGCGCGCCGCCGTCGAACGCGCCGTCGAGCATCGGCGGGAGTTCGACCTCGTGATCGCCGATCTCTTCGCAGGCAGCCGCACGCCGGAGCACCTGTCGACGGCGGAGTTCTTCGACGATCTCGGGCGGCTGCTCGCTCCGGGCGGCGTGCTCGTCGTCAACACCATCTCGACCGTCGGGCTCGGGCTCTCGCGCGAGGTGGGCGCGACGCTCGTCGACGGATTCGACGAGGTGGCCGCGCTCGTCTCCCCGACGGTCGTCGCCGATGCCGGGCTCGGCAACGTGGTCTTCGCGGCCTCGCACGACGAGCTGCCCACCCGCCGCATCCGCCGACGCATCGACCAGACGCACCGGCGCATCGAACTGCTCGAGGGCGCGTCGCTCACGGCGTACCTTCGCGAAGCACGGACGCTCCGCGACTGA